One region of Miscanthus floridulus cultivar M001 chromosome 19, ASM1932011v1, whole genome shotgun sequence genomic DNA includes:
- the LOC136528303 gene encoding tuliposide A-converting enzyme b3, amyloplastic-like: MDPSSDIILDTRFFRIYSDRRIDRLMGTETVPAGFDPATGVTSKDVVIDSDAGLYVRLYLPDMATGTGSPPNDNNKKLPVLVYFHGGGFVTQSAASPVYQRFLTALAAKAGLLIVSVNYRLAPEHPLPAGYEDSFRALEWAASAGSAGDPDPWLSRHGDLRRIFLAGDSAGGNIVHNVSMMAVAASSSEARARIEGAVLLHAGFGGREPVDGEAPASMATMEKLWAVVCLEATDGVDDPRVNPLAAAAPSLRDLPCERVLVCAAELDSLLPRDRAYYEAIKASGWGGTVEWFESEGQDHVFFLFKPVCDEAVALMDRLAAFFAGK; encoded by the coding sequence ATGGATCCGAGCTCCGACATCATCCTCGACACTCGGTTCTTCCGCATCTACAGCGACCGGCGCATCGACCGCTTGATGGGCACCGAGACCGTGCCGGCCGGCTTTGATCCGGCCACCGGCGTCACCTCCAAAGACGTCGTTATAGACAGCGACGCCGGCCTCTACGTCCGCCTCTACCTCCCGGACATGGCAACCGGTACCGGGTCACCGCCCAACGACAACAACAAGAAGCTCCCGGTGCTAGTCTACTTCCACGGCGGCGGCTTCGTCACCCAGTCGGCAGCGTCCCCGGTCTACCAGCGCTTCCTCACCGCCCTGGCCGCGAAGGCCGGCCTGCTCATCGTCTCCGTGAACTACCGCCTCGCGCCAGAGCACCCGCTGCCGGCAGGCTACGAGGACTCCTTCCGCGCGCTCGAGTGGGCGGCCTCTGCTGGCAGCGCCGGGGACCCGGACCCTTGGCTGTCACGCCACGGCGACCTGCGCCGCATCTTCCTGGCCGGCGACAGCGCCGGCGGGAACATTGTCCACAACGTCTCTATGATGGCGGTCGCCGCGTCGTCGTCGGAGGCGCGAGCGCGGATCGAGGGCGCGGTCCTCCTGCACGCCGGGTTCGGGGGCAGGGAGCCCGTCGACGGCGAGGCGCCGGCGTCtatggcgacgatggagaagctgTGGGCGGTCGTGTGCCTCGAGGCGACGGACGGCGTGGACGACCCGCGGGTCAATCCCCTGGCCGCCGCGGCGCCGAGCCTGCGGGACCTGCCGTGCGAGAGGGTGCTCGTGTGCGCGGCGGAGCTGGACTCCCTGCTGCCGAGGGACAGGGCATACTACGAGGCCATCAAGGCAAGCGGGTGGGGCGGCACGGTGGAGTGGTTCGAGTCCGAGGGCCAGGACcacgtcttcttcctcttcaagccCGTCTGCGATGAGGCCGTGGCGCTCATGGATCGACTGGCTGCGTTCTTTGCTGGGAAATGA